One segment of Solanum lycopersicum chromosome 1, SLM_r2.1 DNA contains the following:
- the ALDH6B2 gene encoding methylmalonate-semialdehyde dehydrogenase [acylating], mitochondrial — protein MMQFSVHRVKKLRSLTPGIFAVANHHFSVATESSWKHRTSLRVPNLIGGSFVDSQSSEFVDVINPATQEVVSQIPLTTDKEFKSAVSAAKEAFPSWKNTPITTRQRVMLKFQELIRKNMDKLAFNVTTEQGKTLKDAQGDVFRGLEVVEHACGMATLQMGEYGSNVSNGIDTYSLREPLGVCAGICPFNFPAMIPLWMFPVAATCGNTFILKPSEKDPGASMMLAELAMEAGLPDGVLNIVHGTHDVVNAICDDDDIRAVSFVGSNQAGMHIYSRASAKGKRVQSNMGAKNHGVVMPDANIDSTVNALVGAGFGAAGQRCMALSTVVFVGDSKPWEEKLLERAKTLKVNAGTEPDADLGPVISKQAKERVCRLVQSGVDSGAKLLLDGRDIVVPGYEKGNFVGPTILCGVTPDMECYKEEIFGPVLLCMQANSLDEAINIVNQNMYGNGAAIFTTSGVAARKFQTEIESGQIGINVPIPVPLPFFSFTGSKASFVGDLNFYGKAGVQFYTQIKTVTQQWKDLSSGSGNSLAMPTSQK, from the exons ATGATGCAGTTTTCAGTTCACAGAG TGAAGAAACTAAGGTCTTTGACTCCTGGTATTTTTGCTGTCGCTAATCATCACTTTTCAGTTGCTACGGAATCCTCATGGAAGCATCGAACTTCCCTC AGAGTTCCAAATTTAATTGGTGGCAGCTTTGTAGATTCACAATCATCAGAATTCGTTGATGTGATAAACCCA GCAACCCAAGAGGTGGTTTCTCAGATACCTTTAACAACGGATAAAGAATTCAAATCTGCGGTTTCTGCAGCCAAGGAGGCTTTTCCGTCATGGAAAAACACACCCATAACCACAAGACAACGGGTCATGCTCAAATTCCAAGAGCTTATTAGGAAGAACATG GATAAGCTTGCCTTCAATGTGACTACGGAGCAGGGAAAAACACTGAAAGATGCACAAGGGGATGTGTTCCGCGGTCTTG AGGTGGTGGAGCATGCGTGTGGAATGGCAACTTTGCAGATGGGTGAGTATGGGTCTAATGTATCAAATGGAATTGATACCTATAGCCTAAGGGAACCTCTGGGTGTTTGTGCCGGGATTTGTCCATTCAACTTCCCTGCAATGATTCCCTTGTGG ATGTTTCCTGTTGCAGCTACTTGTGGCAACACCTTCATTCTTAAGCCTTCAGAGAAGGACccag GGGCTTCCATGATGTTGGCAGAGTTGGCAATGGAGGCTGGTTTGCCTGATGGTGTTCTAAATATTGTTCATGGAACCCAT GATGTTGTTAATGCTATATGTGATGATGACGATATCAGAGCCGTATCATTTGTTGGCTCAAATCAA GCTGGTATGCATATATATTCTAGAGCATCAGCTAAAGGAAAACGTGTTCAG TCCAATATGGGAGCCAAAAACCACGGGGTCGTCATGCCAGATGCAAACATAGATTCTACAGTAAATGCTTTAGTGGGGGCTGGTTTTGGTGCAGCAGGGCAAAGATGCATGGCATTGAGCACAGTGGTTTTTGTTGGTGACTCAAAACCTTG GGAAGAAAAACTGTTGGAACGTGCAAAAACTCTGAAGGTCAATGCTGGAACAGAACCTGATGCAGATCTTGGTCCAGTAATTAGCAAGCAG GCAAAAGAACGAGTATGTCGATTGGTTCAAAGTGGCGTTGATAGTGGAGCCAAATTATTGCTTGACGGAAGAGATATTGTG GTCCCAGGATATGAAAAAGGCAATTTTGTTGGTCCCACAATCCTGTGTGGTGTCACTCCCGATATGGAATGTTACAAG GAGGAGATCTTTGGCCCAGTTCTTCTTTGCATGCAG GCCAACAGCTTGGACGAGGCCATTAACATTGTTAACCAGAATAT GTATGGTAATGGTGCTGCTATCTTTACCACATCTGGTGTAGCAGCGAGGAAGTTCCAAACAGAGATAGAGTCAGGCCAG attggaatcaatgttcctaTTCCAGTGCCATTGCCATTCTTCTCGTTTACTGGATCCAAGGCTTCCTTCGTTGGAGACCTCAATTTCTATG GCAAGGCTGGAGTTCAGTTTTACACCCAAATCAAGACAGTTACACAGCAATGGAAGGACTTGTCAAGTGGTTCTGGCAACTCTCTAGCAATGCCAACTTCTCAGAAGTAA
- the ALDH6B2 gene encoding methylmalonate-semialdehyde dehydrogenase [acylating], mitochondrial isoform X1 gives MLKFQELIRKNMDKLAFNVTTEQGKTLKDAQGDVFRGLEVVEHACGMATLQMGEYGSNVSNGIDTYSLREPLGVCAGICPFNFPAMIPLWMFPVAATCGNTFILKPSEKDPGASMMLAELAMEAGLPDGVLNIVHGTHDVVNAICDDDDIRAVSFVGSNQAGMHIYSRASAKGKRVQSNMGAKNHGVVMPDANIDSTVNALVGAGFGAAGQRCMALSTVVFVGDSKPWEEKLLERAKTLKVNAGTEPDADLGPVISKQAKERVCRLVQSGVDSGAKLLLDGRDIVVPGYEKGNFVGPTILCGVTPDMECYKEEIFGPVLLCMQANSLDEAINIVNQNMYGNGAAIFTTSGVAARKFQTEIESGQIGINVPIPVPLPFFSFTGSKASFVGDLNFYGKAGVQFYTQIKTVTQQWKDLSSGSGNSLAMPTSQK, from the exons ATGCTCAAATTCCAAGAGCTTATTAGGAAGAACATG GATAAGCTTGCCTTCAATGTGACTACGGAGCAGGGAAAAACACTGAAAGATGCACAAGGGGATGTGTTCCGCGGTCTTG AGGTGGTGGAGCATGCGTGTGGAATGGCAACTTTGCAGATGGGTGAGTATGGGTCTAATGTATCAAATGGAATTGATACCTATAGCCTAAGGGAACCTCTGGGTGTTTGTGCCGGGATTTGTCCATTCAACTTCCCTGCAATGATTCCCTTGTGG ATGTTTCCTGTTGCAGCTACTTGTGGCAACACCTTCATTCTTAAGCCTTCAGAGAAGGACccag GGGCTTCCATGATGTTGGCAGAGTTGGCAATGGAGGCTGGTTTGCCTGATGGTGTTCTAAATATTGTTCATGGAACCCAT GATGTTGTTAATGCTATATGTGATGATGACGATATCAGAGCCGTATCATTTGTTGGCTCAAATCAA GCTGGTATGCATATATATTCTAGAGCATCAGCTAAAGGAAAACGTGTTCAG TCCAATATGGGAGCCAAAAACCACGGGGTCGTCATGCCAGATGCAAACATAGATTCTACAGTAAATGCTTTAGTGGGGGCTGGTTTTGGTGCAGCAGGGCAAAGATGCATGGCATTGAGCACAGTGGTTTTTGTTGGTGACTCAAAACCTTG GGAAGAAAAACTGTTGGAACGTGCAAAAACTCTGAAGGTCAATGCTGGAACAGAACCTGATGCAGATCTTGGTCCAGTAATTAGCAAGCAG GCAAAAGAACGAGTATGTCGATTGGTTCAAAGTGGCGTTGATAGTGGAGCCAAATTATTGCTTGACGGAAGAGATATTGTG GTCCCAGGATATGAAAAAGGCAATTTTGTTGGTCCCACAATCCTGTGTGGTGTCACTCCCGATATGGAATGTTACAAG GAGGAGATCTTTGGCCCAGTTCTTCTTTGCATGCAG GCCAACAGCTTGGACGAGGCCATTAACATTGTTAACCAGAATAT GTATGGTAATGGTGCTGCTATCTTTACCACATCTGGTGTAGCAGCGAGGAAGTTCCAAACAGAGATAGAGTCAGGCCAG attggaatcaatgttcctaTTCCAGTGCCATTGCCATTCTTCTCGTTTACTGGATCCAAGGCTTCCTTCGTTGGAGACCTCAATTTCTATG GCAAGGCTGGAGTTCAGTTTTACACCCAAATCAAGACAGTTACACAGCAATGGAAGGACTTGTCAAGTGGTTCTGGCAACTCTCTAGCAATGCCAACTTCTCAGAAGTAA
- the LOC101264980 gene encoding psbP domain-containing protein 1, chloroplastic isoform X1, producing MRVLQASNIYGVGFGIPSISTRPNSSYHRHATIATGEALAKSAPIGRKFSEQHSLKKGDMEKEGNSVVLEKKDFAVPRRKAMALILSSFVLSNYELPKVAYAQSVEFREYIDTFDGYSFMYPRNWIQVRGAGADIFFRDPLVLDENLSVEISSPSSSKYKSVKDLGPPEEAGKGVLKQYLTEFMSTRLGVRRESSVLSTSSRVADDGKLYYDVEVNIKSYANNNELAVMPQDRVARLEWDRRYLSVLGVENNCLYELRIQTPEKVFVQEESDIRAIMNSFRANKIAA from the exons ATGAGAGTTCTTCAAGCTTCCAACATCTACGGTGTTGGTTTTGGTATTCCATCCATTTCTACTCGCCCTAACTCTTCTTATCACCGCCATGCCACTATAGCCACAG GAGAAGCTTTGGCCAAATCAGCTCCAATAGGAAGAAAGTTCTCGGAGCAGCATTCTTTGAAGAAGGGAGATATGGAGAAAGAAGGAAATTCAGTTGTTCTCGAG AAAAAAGATTTTGCAGTTCCAAGGAGAAAGGCTATGGCCCTGATACTCTCCAGTTTTGTGCTCTCAAATTATGAATTGCCCAAAGTTGCATATGCTCAATCTGTTGAGTTCAGGGAATATATTGATACCTTTGATGGCTATTCGTTTATGTATCCTCGAAACTGGATTCAAGTGCGTGGTGCTGGTGCTGACATATTTTTCAGGGATCCTCTTGTTTTAGATGAAAATCTCTCAGTGGAGATATCATCTCCTTCATCCTCTAAGTACAAAAGTGTAAAAGATTTGGGTCCACCAGAAGAAGCTGGAAAGGGAGTCCTTAAACAATATTTGACTGAATTTATGTCAACTAGACTTGGTGTCAGACGCGAATCAAGTGTTCTTTCTACTTCATCAAGGGTAGCTGATGATGGGAAGCTGTATTATGATGTTGAG GTGAATATCAAGTCTTACGCGAACAATAACGAATTGGCTGTTATGCCACAAGATCGAGTTGCTCGTCTGGAATGGGACAGGAGATACCTTTCAGTCCTCGGAGTGGAAAACAACTGCTTATATGAATTGAGAATACAAACACCTGAAAAGGTATTTGTCCAAGAAGAAAGTGACATTCGTGCAATTATGAACTCCTTCAGAGCAAATAAGATTGCAGCTTGA
- the LOC101264980 gene encoding psbP domain-containing protein 1, chloroplastic isoform X2, giving the protein MRVLQASNIYGVGFGIPSISTRPNSSYHRHATIATVPRRKAMALILSSFVLSNYELPKVAYAQSVEFREYIDTFDGYSFMYPRNWIQVRGAGADIFFRDPLVLDENLSVEISSPSSSKYKSVKDLGPPEEAGKGVLKQYLTEFMSTRLGVRRESSVLSTSSRVADDGKLYYDVEVNIKSYANNNELAVMPQDRVARLEWDRRYLSVLGVENNCLYELRIQTPEKVFVQEESDIRAIMNSFRANKIAA; this is encoded by the exons ATGAGAGTTCTTCAAGCTTCCAACATCTACGGTGTTGGTTTTGGTATTCCATCCATTTCTACTCGCCCTAACTCTTCTTATCACCGCCATGCCACTATAGCCACAG TTCCAAGGAGAAAGGCTATGGCCCTGATACTCTCCAGTTTTGTGCTCTCAAATTATGAATTGCCCAAAGTTGCATATGCTCAATCTGTTGAGTTCAGGGAATATATTGATACCTTTGATGGCTATTCGTTTATGTATCCTCGAAACTGGATTCAAGTGCGTGGTGCTGGTGCTGACATATTTTTCAGGGATCCTCTTGTTTTAGATGAAAATCTCTCAGTGGAGATATCATCTCCTTCATCCTCTAAGTACAAAAGTGTAAAAGATTTGGGTCCACCAGAAGAAGCTGGAAAGGGAGTCCTTAAACAATATTTGACTGAATTTATGTCAACTAGACTTGGTGTCAGACGCGAATCAAGTGTTCTTTCTACTTCATCAAGGGTAGCTGATGATGGGAAGCTGTATTATGATGTTGAG GTGAATATCAAGTCTTACGCGAACAATAACGAATTGGCTGTTATGCCACAAGATCGAGTTGCTCGTCTGGAATGGGACAGGAGATACCTTTCAGTCCTCGGAGTGGAAAACAACTGCTTATATGAATTGAGAATACAAACACCTGAAAAGGTATTTGTCCAAGAAGAAAGTGACATTCGTGCAATTATGAACTCCTTCAGAGCAAATAAGATTGCAGCTTGA
- the LOC101264980 gene encoding psbP domain-containing protein 1, chloroplastic isoform X3 — translation MALILSSFVLSNYELPKVAYAQSVEFREYIDTFDGYSFMYPRNWIQVRGAGADIFFRDPLVLDENLSVEISSPSSSKYKSVKDLGPPEEAGKGVLKQYLTEFMSTRLGVRRESSVLSTSSRVADDGKLYYDVEVNIKSYANNNELAVMPQDRVARLEWDRRYLSVLGVENNCLYELRIQTPEKVFVQEESDIRAIMNSFRANKIAA, via the exons ATGGCCCTGATACTCTCCAGTTTTGTGCTCTCAAATTATGAATTGCCCAAAGTTGCATATGCTCAATCTGTTGAGTTCAGGGAATATATTGATACCTTTGATGGCTATTCGTTTATGTATCCTCGAAACTGGATTCAAGTGCGTGGTGCTGGTGCTGACATATTTTTCAGGGATCCTCTTGTTTTAGATGAAAATCTCTCAGTGGAGATATCATCTCCTTCATCCTCTAAGTACAAAAGTGTAAAAGATTTGGGTCCACCAGAAGAAGCTGGAAAGGGAGTCCTTAAACAATATTTGACTGAATTTATGTCAACTAGACTTGGTGTCAGACGCGAATCAAGTGTTCTTTCTACTTCATCAAGGGTAGCTGATGATGGGAAGCTGTATTATGATGTTGAG GTGAATATCAAGTCTTACGCGAACAATAACGAATTGGCTGTTATGCCACAAGATCGAGTTGCTCGTCTGGAATGGGACAGGAGATACCTTTCAGTCCTCGGAGTGGAAAACAACTGCTTATATGAATTGAGAATACAAACACCTGAAAAGGTATTTGTCCAAGAAGAAAGTGACATTCGTGCAATTATGAACTCCTTCAGAGCAAATAAGATTGCAGCTTGA
- the LOC101243832 gene encoding protein FLOURY 1-like, translating to MQIIRLVYFLFILCSVFEFNKRFLGCFFDFVFMDCVESLKHLSLSADLGFGFLMFGWFGQVYKVLGLFLLFGLGLRVLQFSWYFCGKSGELRNGCCSKNDFDGNCNAKMKSCKSGLLRLLMNSNFEKGKNVIDRVKCVSDEELDDENDEYEQECYDEDKVFDVLSLRKMVKVERRKANAARLELEKERMAAATATEETMAMILRLQNEKSLVEMEANQYKRLAEEKQLHDQEVIQSLQWLVLQHESERSILEDQHKSCSEKLKPFGKKDYERDNSEVAAEENHCSLNTNLDDAFHYTLFSSLDMDLSAE from the coding sequence ATGCAGATTATTCGTCTTGTATATTTCTTGTTCATTTTGTGCTCAGTTTTTGAGTTTAATAAGAGATTTCTGGGTTGTTTCTTCGATTTTGTTTTCATGGATTGTGTTGAATCCCTGAAGCATTTGAGTCTGAGTGCTGATCTGGGATTTGGGTTTCTTATGTTTGGGTGGTTTGGGCAAGTGTATAAAGTTTTGGGGTTGTTCTTGTTGTTTGGTTTGGGATTGAGGGTATTGCAATTTAGTTGGTATTTTTGTGGAAAATCAGGTGAATTGAGAAATGGGTGTTGctcaaaaaatgattttgatggGAACTGTAATGCAAAGATGAAGTCTTGCAAGTCTGGGTTGTTAAGATTGTTGATGAATTCGAACtttgaaaagggaaaaaatgtgATTGATAGAGTAAAATGTGTTTCAGATGAGGAATTGGATGATGAGAATGATGAGTATGAACAAGAGTGTTATGATGAAGACAAAGTGTTTGATGTTTTGTCACTGAGAAAAATGGTAAAGGTTGAAAGGCGTAAAGCAAATGCTGCTCGTTTGGAACTTGAAAAGGAGAGAATGGCAGCAGCTACAGCAACTGAGGAAACAATGGCAATGATTTTGCGGTTACAGAATGAGAAGAGTTTAGTTGAAATGGAAGCAAATCAATATAAAAGGTTGGCTGAAGAGAAGCAACTACATGACCAAGAAGTGATCCAATCATTACAATGGCTTGTACTTCAGCATGAATCTGAGAGAAGTATCTTGGAAGACCAACACAAATCATGTAGTGAAAAATTGAAGCCTTTTGGGAAAAAGGATTATGAAAGGGACAACTCAGAAGTAGCTGCTGAGGAGAATCATTGTTCTCTCAACACCAATCTTGATGATGCTTTTCATTATACCCTCTTTAGCTCTCTTGACATGGATTTGTCAGCAGagtaa